The Prochlorococcus marinus str. MIT 9301 genome segment TTAGTTTAGGGCCTTTAATTACATTTGCCACATTATTCTCATCACCAAGGCTGTCTAAAATACAATTTAATTTAATATTTTCCTCAAGAACAATTGGGATATTTGAATGAACAAAAATTGTAGGCAAATTAGCTGCCAGGGAAGATTTCAATCCCGGACTGGAGTCTTCAAAGACAATTGAGTTGTTTATATTTATACCACTTAATTGGATTGCCTTTAAATATGGTAATGGATTTGGTTTCTTTAATTCAACGTCTTCACTTGAAATAATGAACTCAAAAGGGTTAAAGCCATTGAAAAGATATTCAACAAGAAGATTTACTTGAATTCTTGAACTTGAAGTAACAATAAATTGTCTAACTTTTTTTTTATGTAATTCATTTATTAATCTAAAAACACCAGTTTTTAAACTAACGCAATTTTTTTTTATATTTTCTAGATAATGAAACTGCTTTGTTTCATGAATTTTGAGAATTAAATCTTCTGAGAAATCATCTTTATTAGATTTAGCGAAATAAGAAATCCTATTTTTGCCCCCATTTATCTTTAGAAGTTGTATGTATTTTTTAGTGTCCCAATTCCAATCAATTCCAAGGTCATTGAAAGCATTATTAAAAGCAGGTAAATGGGCCTCTAATTCAGTATTTGCGATGGTACCATCCAAATCCCAATAAACACCCTCAAGATTCGTCACCAAAAAGAATTTCTTTTATTTACGGTAAAATACAAGAGCAATTATTGCTGGTCCTGCTAACGCAACTACAGCCAAAGGAATAAGTGTTGCCATGATTAATGAATATGTTTTGTGATACTATTTTTACAAATAAATGACGAAACTGTACTGATACGTTACAAGATTGAATTAAATTATGAAATCATGGACATGCATAGAAAATTGTGGAGCTTGTTGTAAATTCGACTTGAACGAAAGAAGCGATTTGGCTGACAAACTTAAAAAAGAAGATATAGCTTTGATAAATTCGATGACTGATAGAGACGGTTGGTGTAAAAACCTAGACAGAGAAAATAAAAAATGCTTAATTTACGAAAACAGACCACATTTTTGCCGGGTAAATGAATTTTCAACTACATTTAAAGGATATTTGAAATCTGGTGACAAATTTTTAATAGATTGCTGCAAACAACATATTTCATCAAATTATGGATACCAAAGTAAAGAGATGAAAACTTTTAGAATCGCTGTTTCAGGAAAATGAATAGTAATTTAGAAAAAAAAGAAAACAATTTAGAAAAAAGTTTTTTTTCTATATTCATAACG includes the following:
- a CDS encoding HAD-IA family hydrolase, producing MTNLEGVYWDLDGTIANTELEAHLPAFNNAFNDLGIDWNWDTKKYIQLLKINGGKNRISYFAKSNKDDFSEDLILKIHETKQFHYLENIKKNCVSLKTGVFRLINELHKKKVRQFIVTSSSRIQVNLLVEYLFNGFNPFEFIISSEDVELKKPNPLPYLKAIQLSGININNSIVFEDSSPGLKSSLAANLPTIFVHSNIPIVLEENIKLNCILDSLGDENNVANVIKGPKLKKSYVDYNFLSDYLVSFSNAKN
- the psb30 gene encoding photosystem II reaction center protein Ycf12/Psb30; this encodes MATLIPLAVVALAGPAIIALVFYRK
- a CDS encoding YkgJ family cysteine cluster protein is translated as MKSWTCIENCGACCKFDLNERSDLADKLKKEDIALINSMTDRDGWCKNLDRENKKCLIYENRPHFCRVNEFSTTFKGYLKSGDKFLIDCCKQHISSNYGYQSKEMKTFRIAVSGK